One Scylla paramamosain isolate STU-SP2022 chromosome 6, ASM3559412v1, whole genome shotgun sequence DNA segment encodes these proteins:
- the LOC135101215 gene encoding retinol dehydrogenase 12-like, whose product MWLEILVALVVVVMSVRFWYMYTSGHCTSTRSMVGKTVIITGGTAGIGKETARDLLRRGARVIIACRNMEKGRKVAGELQSHGDGRGEVVVRRLDTSNLSSVRTFAKEVLDTEKAIHVLINNAGTPGMGKRQVTADNLELTMATNHFGHFLLTNLLLGRLKESGPSRVINVSSVVHKFPSKSNLNDLGISNDYSPSKAYRTSKLCNVLFTRELADKMAGTGVTVNSLNPGIVRTEMFDAVSFNFRAFLFHILLVVASKDAASGAQTSIHLAVSEEVEGVTGRYFCDCKEAPMSDLAYQNDLATELWEASVKAVGLKKDEIHY is encoded by the exons ATGTGGCTGGAGATCCTGGTGgcgctggtagtggtggtgatgagtgtgagGTTCTGGTACATGTACACGTCAGGCCACTGCACCAGCACCAGGTCCATGGTGGGCAAGACGGTCATTATCACTGGCGGCACGGCAG GAATTGGAAAGGAGACTGCACGTGACCTGCTTCGGCGTGGTGCCCGAGTCATCATCGCTTGCAGGAATATGGAGAAAGGACGCAAAGTGGCAG GTGAGCTGCAGTCTCACGGTGACGGTCGCGGCGAGGTGGTGGTGCGCCGCCTGGATACCTCCAATCTGTCCTCCGTCAGGACATTTGCCAAGGAAGTGCTGGACACCGAGAAAGCCATCCACGTGTTG ATTAACAACGCGGGTACTCCCGGCATGGGGAAGAGACAGGTGACAGCTGACAATCTCGAGCTGACCATGGCGACCAACCACTTCGGCCACTTCCTGCTGACCAACTTGCTGCTGG GACGTCTGAAGGAGTCTGGTCCAAGTCGCGTCATTAACGTGTCCTCTGTCGTACACAAGTTTCCTTCCAAATCTAACTTGAATGATCTGGGGATAAGCAACGACTATAGCCCATCTAAAGCTTACAGGACCAGCAAGCTGTGCAACGTGCTTTTCACCAGGGAACTGGCGGACAAGATGGCTGGCACTG GTGTAACAGTTAATAGCCTCAACCCAGGTATTGTGCGGACTGAAATGTTTGATGCAGTGAGCTTCAACTTCAGAGCTTTTCTGTTTCACATACTGCTTGTTGTTGCTTCTAAG gatgcgGCATCCGGAGCCCAGACCAGCATCCACCTGGCGGTGtcggaggaggtggagggggtgaCTGGCCGCTACTTCTGTGACTGCAAA GAGGCGCCTATGAGTGATCTGGCATACCAAAACGACTTGGCAACCGAGTTGTGGGAGGCTAGCGTGAAGGCTGTTGGGCTGAAGAAAGACGAGATTCACTACTGA